The segment CGGACCGCCGTGAGCGGTAGGGCGACGCCCGAGAACAGGACGAGCGTCTCGAGACGGCGCAACGCGTCGCGAGGCGAGTTCGCGTGGATCGTCGACAGCGACCCGTCGTGCCCGGTGTTCATCGCCTGCAACATGTCGAGCGCCTCGCCGCCGCGGACCTCGCCGACGACGATGCGATCCGGCCGCATGCGCAGCGCAGCGCGGACGAGCTCCCGGACGGTCACCTCGCCGGCGCCCTCGGCGTTGGGTCGCCGAGCCTCGAGACGCACGACGTGCGGCTGGCCGAGACGCAGCTCGGCGGTCTCCTCGATCGTCACGATGCGCTCCTGGGCGGGGATCGCGGCCGAGAGCGCGTTCAGCAGCGTCGTCTTCCCCGCGCTGGTCGCACCGGACACGACGACGTTCCATCCGCCGCGCACCAGCCCACCCAGCAGCGCGACACCGTCCTCGTCGAGTCCGAACTCCTCGAGCGCGACCGCGCGCGTGCGGAACCGCCTGATCGTGACGCACGGGCCGTCGATCGCGAGCGGCGGGACGACGGCGTGGAGACGGGAGCCGTCGGCGAGCCGCGCGTCGACCATCGGCGAGGCGCGGTCGAGCCGCAGCCCGAGCGGCGCGATGACGCGACCGACGAGACGTACGATCGTCGCGGCGTCGAGTCCCAGCGTGACGGGCTCGAGCCGGCCCTGCCGCTCGACGAACGCGCGACCCGCGCCGTTGAGCATGATCTCGGTGACCGACGGGTCATGGAGCAAGGGCTCGAGCGGTCCCAGCCCCGCGACCTCGCGGACGAGCTCGTCGAGCAGGACGTCGTGGTGCGCGGCGCGCAGGAGCGGTGCTTCGTCGCGGAGCAGGTCGGCGATGCGCGCGCGCAGGTCGTTCGACGCGTCGTCGAACGTGACGCCCGCGCCGACGAGCCGATCGTGCACGCGACGCTTCACGGCGTCCGGATCGATGGACGGCGCGACCCGGGGCCGCGCTGCCGGTTGCAGCGCGGTCATGCCGCGGCTCCACGCCGGCCGCCGGTCGCGCCGACGGCACGCATCGCATCGCGTGCGGGACGGAGCACGCTGTCGGGCGCACGGCGCGCGAAGACGCCGGCGTCGACAAGACGCGCCGCGCTCGACGTCCACGGCACGCTCGCGACGGCGGGGATCGCCAGCACCTCCGTGACGTCGCGCGCCAGGAGCGACGACTGGTTCTCGCCGACGACGACCGCGCCCGCCGCGTGCGCGACGAGCGGCGCGTGCACGGCGCGCCGCAACCCGAGGTAGCAGGCGCGCACGACGACGAGCGAGACGTCCGACACCTCGACCACGGCCCGCGCCGCAGGGGTGTCGGCCCGGCCGGCGTCGACGATCGTCGGCACCGGACCGTCCCGCAGCGCGACCGCGAGCGCGGCGCCGGCCTCGGCGGCGGCCGGCGGCGCGAGGACGCCCGACCCCGTCCCGCGTGGGAGCAGGGTCACGCCGGTCGTGACGTCGACCGCGAGACGGTCGAGCGCGTCGCTCGGCGCGTCGGGCCCGGCCGCGAGCCACTCCGCGACGCCGGTGTCGGGCTCGGACGAGAGGGCGAAGATGGCGGGCTGGTCGCCGTCCAGGTCGACGAGGCGCGCCGCGAGCACGCAGTCGCGTTCGGCACCGCGACGGGACGCCGGGCGCGCGAGCGCGATCGCACAGGCGGCCGCGAACACCGAGGTGCCGGAACCGCCTTTCGGGGACCACAGCGTGACGAGCACGTCTTCCTCCACGTGGAGCACACGGCGCGCGAGCGCGCCGACGACACACGGAGGAAGTCGTGCGGGGAAGCGACGAACGACGGGGCGACGGACGTCGCCGAGCGCCGGGACCGCCATCGGTCGACCGGGAGCCGGAACGGTAGGGACACGGGCGACCCGGCGTCAAGGGGCACGTAACCTGGCGCCCGTGGAGGCCGCCTTCTTCGACCTCGACAAGACGATCATCGCGAAGAGCTCGGTCCTCGCGTTC is part of the Acidimicrobiia bacterium genome and harbors:
- a CDS encoding CpaF family protein → MTALQPAARPRVAPSIDPDAVKRRVHDRLVGAGVTFDDASNDLRARIADLLRDEAPLLRAAHHDVLLDELVREVAGLGPLEPLLHDPSVTEIMLNGAGRAFVERQGRLEPVTLGLDAATIVRLVGRVIAPLGLRLDRASPMVDARLADGSRLHAVVPPLAIDGPCVTIRRFRTRAVALEEFGLDEDGVALLGGLVRGGWNVVVSGATSAGKTTLLNALSAAIPAQERIVTIEETAELRLGQPHVVRLEARRPNAEGAGEVTVRELVRAALRMRPDRIVVGEVRGGEALDMLQAMNTGHDGSLSTIHANSPRDALRRLETLVLFSGVALPLTAVRAQIGAGVDAVVQVRRAPDGSRRVECVAEVRGDDDDLAVAPLLVRRPDGSGWSSRQPTRASRRGHG